In a single window of the Thunnus thynnus chromosome 9, fThuThy2.1, whole genome shotgun sequence genome:
- the sec24b gene encoding protein transport protein Sec24B isoform X2 produces MSAPGFTNLNSSVSYSQNSTPNGGAAPPYHNGPAQTYTSSYPAAGYYGAPPQQHSYPTIPAHSTPVPNKAPVTNSAHSANYYQNNHQQQPQQQHLPQHHVAPSQYTAPHSSAPPSQPYTTLPSSAPPPSNAQYNQQPFQQPNPPPYATPGSYYGQQLYHAPAAQHPQQQQQPSLVPAPANSPGAPLYPIVSYPSAPGSSQYGTLSSSQTTSTPGVMPTQMSAPLHQYSTTQPASTTAVQPGYSVAPPGQVAPTVNGQGSTAQNTVHQHYDQSHQASLNYDSYGRVTHSSSGGADTDRPPSGTPSTSVHSSPGHRQGGDTSSSTTGSASPVPNSYDSLEGGSYPDSMPPSNNMSNQATPYGSYGYPSMQPAYRQGLASHTDASPSRDLYGQSGYQQYSQPFPNLSQLSAALGGLSGVPELEVEALRPINLLQERNLLPPRPLEAPEPNLSSDLKKVNCSPQTFRCTLTSIPQTQALLNKARLPLGLLLHPFRDLQQLPVITSNTIVRCRSCRTYINPFVTFLDQRRWKCNLCYRVNDVPDEFMYNPVTRSYGEPHKRPEVQNSTVEFIASSDYMLRPPQPAVYLFVLDVSHNAVEGGYLKYFCESLLDNLDKLPGDTRTRVGFLTFDNTIHFYNLQEGLSQPQMLVVSDIDDVFIPSHDSLMVNLKESRELVQDLLNSLPAMFSQSRETHSALGPALQAAFKLMSPTGGRITVFQTQLPTLGAGLLQSREDPSQRSSTKGVQHLGPATDFYKKFALDCSGQQIGVDLFLLSSQYTDLASLACISKYSAGSIFYYPSFHYIHNPAQLEKFQKDLERYLTRKIGFEAVMRIRCTKGLSIHTFHGNFFVRSTDLLSLANVNPDSAFAVQMSIEDSLADSSLACFQAALLYTSSKGKRRIRVHTLCLPVVNQLSDVYAGADVQAITCLLANMAIDRSITSSLSDARDALMNAVVDFVSAYKSNVSNLQQSGLVVPTVMRLFPLYILALLKQKALRTGTSTRLDERVFAMCEFKTQPLQQLMRMVHPDLYRLDNMSDQGALHLNDTLVPQPHLLHLSAERLSRDGAFLMDCGNVFYLWIGKCCNETFIRDVLGCPNYASVPPNMSHIPELETLLSERVRAFLDWLQDNRAFSSTIHVIKDDASAKATFFQHLVEDRSDSASPYYEFLQHIQQQMSK; encoded by the exons ATGTCTGCGCCGGGTTTCACTAACCTGAACAGCTCCGTCAGCTACAGCCAGAACTCAACGCCGAACGGCGGAGCTGCGCCCCCGTACCACAACG GTCCAGCACAGACCTACACATCCTCGTATCCAGCTGCGGGCTACTATGGAGCCCCACCTCAGCAACACAGCTACCCCACCATCCCTGCCCACAGCACACCTGTGCCCAACAAAGCCCCCGTCACGAACAGTGCCCATAGTGCAAACTACTACCAGAACAACCATCAGCAAcaaccacagcagcagcacctcCCTCAGCACCATGTAGCACCCTCCCAATACACCGCTCCCCATAGCTCTGCCCCTCCTTCTCAGCCATACACCACCCTCCCCTCCTCAGCACCTCCACCATCAAATGCCCAGTACAACCAACAGCCATTCCAGCAGCCGAATCCCCCGCCGTATGCCACTCCAGGATCTTACTATGGACAGCAGTTGTACCATGCTCCTGCAGCGCAGCACcctcagcaacagcagcagcccaGTTTGGTGCCTGCACCAGCAAATAGTCCCGGAGCTCCCCTCTACCCCATCGTTTCATACCCGTCTGCGCCGGGAAGTAGCCAGTATGGCACCTTAAGTTCCTCGCAGACCACCTCCACGCCCGGAGTCATGCCCACCCAGATGAGTGCACCCCTTCATCAGTACAGCACCACTCAGCCAGCCTCCACGACAGCAGTGCAGCCTGGGTACAGTGTGGCACCTCCTGGTCAGGTGGCGCCGACAGTCAATGGTCAAGGAAGCACAG cCCAAAACACAGTCCACCAACACTATGACCAAAGCCATCAGGCTTCTCTGAACTATGACTCCTACGGCAGAGTCActcacagcagcagtggtggtgCAGACACAGACCGACCGCCCTCAGGAACCCCCTCAACTTCAGTCCATTCCTCGCCAGGCCACCGCCAAG gtggtGACACTTCCTCTTCCACTACTGGCAGTGCCTCTCCGGTGCCCAACAGCTACGATTCCCTGGAAGGGGGCAGTTATCCAG aTTCAATGCCACCTTCCAACAATATGAGCAACCAGGCCACGCCCTACGGTAGCTATGGTTACCCCAGCATGCAGCCAGCCTATCGGCAGGGACTCGCCTCCCACACAGACGCCTCCCCCTCCCGCGATCTGTACGGCCAGTCAGGCTACCAGCAGTACTCCCAG cCGTTCCCGAACCTGTCCCAGCTGTCTGCAGCTCTGGGGGGGCTGAGTGGGGTACCAGAGCTGGAGGTGGAGGCCCTGAGGCCAATCAACCTACTGCAGGAGAGAAACCTGCTGCCTCCCAGGCCCCTGGAGGCTCCTGAACCCAATCTCAGCTCCGACCTGAAGAAGGTCAACTGCAGTCCGCA GACGTTCAGGTGTACCCTGACCAGCATCCCTCAAACTCAGGCTCTGCTCAACAAGGCCAGGCTTCCCCTgggcctcctcctccaccccttCAGAGACCTACAG caGTTACCGGTGATCACATCGAACACAATAGTGCGTTGTCGCTCCTGTCGCACCTACATCAACCCATTTGTGACCTTCCTGGACCAGCGCAGGTGGAAGTGCAACCTCTGTTACCGGGTCAACGATG TACCAGATGAGTTTATGTACAACCCGGTCACCAGGTCATACGGTGAGCCCCACAAGAGACCGGAGGTTCAAAACTCCACCGTGGAGTTCATCGCCTCCTCAGACTACATG TTGCGGCCCCCTCAGCCGGCAGTCTACTTGTTTGTGCTTGATGTGTCTCACAACGCTGTGGAAGGCGGCTACCTGAAGTACTTCTGCGAATCACTTCTGGATAACCTGGATAA GTTGCCGGGGGATACGCGCACCAGGGTGGGTTTCCTCACCTTTGACAACACAATCCACTTCTACAACCTACAGGAGGGACTGTCCCAACCGCAGATGCTGGTGGTGTCAGACATCGACG ATGTCTTCATACCATCTCATGACAGTTTGATGGTGAACTtaaaggagagcagagag CTGGTGCAGGACCTGCTGAACTCCCTTCCCGCCATGTTCAGCCAGAGCAGGGAGACCCACAGCGCCCTCGGCCCGGCGCTACAGGCCGCCTTCAAGCTCATGTCGCCCACCGGGGGGCGCATCACAGTGTTCCAGACCCAGCTGCCCACCCTGGGTGCTGGTCTGCTGCAGTCGAGGGAAGACCCCAGCCAGCGATCCAGCACTAAG GGAGTGCAGCACCTCGGCCCCGCCACAGACTTCTATAAGAAATTCGCACTGGACTGCTCAGGACAACAGATTGGAGTGGATCTTTTCCTGCTCAGCTCCCAATACACTGACCTCGCCTCGCTAG CATGTATTTCCAAATATTCAGCAGGCAGCATCTTTTACTACCCTTCCTTTCATTATATCCACAATCCGGCCCAGCTGGAGAAGTTCCAGAAGGATCTGGAGCGCTACCTCACCAGGAAGATCGGCTTCGAGGCGGTCATGAGGATACGATGCACTAAAG GTTTATCCATCCATACATTCCACGGTAACTTCTTCGTGCGCTCCACTGACCTGCTGTCCCTGGCCAATGTGAATCCAGACTCCGCCTTCGCTGTCCAGATGTCGATCGAAGACTCTCTGGCAGACTCGTCTCTGGCCTGCTTCCAGGCCGCTCTGCTTTACACCTCCAGTAAAG GAAAGAGACGTATCCGAGTCCACACTCTGTGTCTGCCGGTGGTCAACCAGCTGAGCGACGTGTACGCTGGGGCTGATGTCCAGGCCATCACTTGTCTGCTAGCCAACATGG CCATCGACAGGTCGATAACGTCCAGCCTGTCGGACGCCCGGGACGCCCTGATGAACGCTGTGGTGGACTTCGTGAGCGCCTACAAAAGCAACGTATCGAACCTGCAGCAGTCGGGCCTCGTCGTCCCCACCGTCATGCGTCTTTTCCCTCTCTACATCCTCGCTCTGCTCAAACAG AAAGCGCTGCGGACAGGCACCAGCACGCGGCTGGACGAGCGGGTCTTTGCCATGTGTGAGTTCAAGACGCAGCCGCTGCAGCAGCTGATGCGAATGGTTCATCCTGACCTGTACCGTCTGGACAACATGTCTGACCAG GGGGCGCTCCATCTGAACGACACACTGGTCCCCCAACCTCATCTCCTCCACCTGTCTGCAGAGAGGCTGAGCAGAGATGGAGCTTTCCTCATGGACTGTGGCAAC GTGTTTTACCTGTGGATCGGTAAATGCTGCAATGAGACATTCATCCGAGACGTCCTGGGCTGCCCCAACTACGCTTCAGTACCCCCCAACATG AGTCACATTCCTGAGCTGGAGACTCTGCTGTCCGAGAGGGTGCGAGCGTTCCTCGACTGGCTGCAGGACAACAGAGCGTTCAGCTCCACTATACACGTCATCAA GGACGACGCCTCGGCTAAAGCTACCTTCTTCCAGCACCTGGTGGAGGATCGGTCCGACTCGGCTTCTCCTTACTACGAATTCCTGCAGCACATTCAGCAGCAAATGTCCAAGTAG
- the sec24b gene encoding protein transport protein Sec24B isoform X1, translated as MSAPGFTNLNSSVSYSQNSTPNGGAAPPYHNGPAQTYTSSYPAAGYYGAPPQQHSYPTIPAHSTPVPNKAPVTNSAHSANYYQNNHQQQPQQQHLPQHHVAPSQYTAPHSSAPPSQPYTTLPSSAPPPSNAQYNQQPFQQPNPPPYATPGSYYGQQLYHAPAAQHPQQQQQPSLVPAPANSPGAPLYPIVSYPSAPGSSQYGTLSSSQTTSTPGVMPTQMSAPLHQYSTTQPASTTAVQPGYSVAPPGQVAPTVNGQGSTAQNTVHQHYDQSHQASLNYDSYGRVTHSSSGGADTDRPPSGTPSTSVHSSPGHRQGMQYGYVANSGASSAPATTSGPAAAPSSSSSEDDDDEEEDEDEEAGGDTSSSTTGSASPVPNSYDSLEGGSYPDSMPPSNNMSNQATPYGSYGYPSMQPAYRQGLASHTDASPSRDLYGQSGYQQYSQPFPNLSQLSAALGGLSGVPELEVEALRPINLLQERNLLPPRPLEAPEPNLSSDLKKVNCSPQTFRCTLTSIPQTQALLNKARLPLGLLLHPFRDLQQLPVITSNTIVRCRSCRTYINPFVTFLDQRRWKCNLCYRVNDVPDEFMYNPVTRSYGEPHKRPEVQNSTVEFIASSDYMLRPPQPAVYLFVLDVSHNAVEGGYLKYFCESLLDNLDKLPGDTRTRVGFLTFDNTIHFYNLQEGLSQPQMLVVSDIDDVFIPSHDSLMVNLKESRELVQDLLNSLPAMFSQSRETHSALGPALQAAFKLMSPTGGRITVFQTQLPTLGAGLLQSREDPSQRSSTKGVQHLGPATDFYKKFALDCSGQQIGVDLFLLSSQYTDLASLACISKYSAGSIFYYPSFHYIHNPAQLEKFQKDLERYLTRKIGFEAVMRIRCTKGLSIHTFHGNFFVRSTDLLSLANVNPDSAFAVQMSIEDSLADSSLACFQAALLYTSSKGKRRIRVHTLCLPVVNQLSDVYAGADVQAITCLLANMAIDRSITSSLSDARDALMNAVVDFVSAYKSNVSNLQQSGLVVPTVMRLFPLYILALLKQKALRTGTSTRLDERVFAMCEFKTQPLQQLMRMVHPDLYRLDNMSDQGALHLNDTLVPQPHLLHLSAERLSRDGAFLMDCGNVFYLWIGKCCNETFIRDVLGCPNYASVPPNMSHIPELETLLSERVRAFLDWLQDNRAFSSTIHVIKDDASAKATFFQHLVEDRSDSASPYYEFLQHIQQQMSK; from the exons ATGTCTGCGCCGGGTTTCACTAACCTGAACAGCTCCGTCAGCTACAGCCAGAACTCAACGCCGAACGGCGGAGCTGCGCCCCCGTACCACAACG GTCCAGCACAGACCTACACATCCTCGTATCCAGCTGCGGGCTACTATGGAGCCCCACCTCAGCAACACAGCTACCCCACCATCCCTGCCCACAGCACACCTGTGCCCAACAAAGCCCCCGTCACGAACAGTGCCCATAGTGCAAACTACTACCAGAACAACCATCAGCAAcaaccacagcagcagcacctcCCTCAGCACCATGTAGCACCCTCCCAATACACCGCTCCCCATAGCTCTGCCCCTCCTTCTCAGCCATACACCACCCTCCCCTCCTCAGCACCTCCACCATCAAATGCCCAGTACAACCAACAGCCATTCCAGCAGCCGAATCCCCCGCCGTATGCCACTCCAGGATCTTACTATGGACAGCAGTTGTACCATGCTCCTGCAGCGCAGCACcctcagcaacagcagcagcccaGTTTGGTGCCTGCACCAGCAAATAGTCCCGGAGCTCCCCTCTACCCCATCGTTTCATACCCGTCTGCGCCGGGAAGTAGCCAGTATGGCACCTTAAGTTCCTCGCAGACCACCTCCACGCCCGGAGTCATGCCCACCCAGATGAGTGCACCCCTTCATCAGTACAGCACCACTCAGCCAGCCTCCACGACAGCAGTGCAGCCTGGGTACAGTGTGGCACCTCCTGGTCAGGTGGCGCCGACAGTCAATGGTCAAGGAAGCACAG cCCAAAACACAGTCCACCAACACTATGACCAAAGCCATCAGGCTTCTCTGAACTATGACTCCTACGGCAGAGTCActcacagcagcagtggtggtgCAGACACAGACCGACCGCCCTCAGGAACCCCCTCAACTTCAGTCCATTCCTCGCCAGGCCACCGCCAAG GCATGCAGTATGGATATGTTGCTAATAGTGGAGCTAGCTCTGCCCCTGCCACCACCTCAGGCCCAGCCGCAGCTCCCTCGTCATCCAGCtctgaggatgatgatgatgaggaggaggatgaggatgaggaagcAG gtggtGACACTTCCTCTTCCACTACTGGCAGTGCCTCTCCGGTGCCCAACAGCTACGATTCCCTGGAAGGGGGCAGTTATCCAG aTTCAATGCCACCTTCCAACAATATGAGCAACCAGGCCACGCCCTACGGTAGCTATGGTTACCCCAGCATGCAGCCAGCCTATCGGCAGGGACTCGCCTCCCACACAGACGCCTCCCCCTCCCGCGATCTGTACGGCCAGTCAGGCTACCAGCAGTACTCCCAG cCGTTCCCGAACCTGTCCCAGCTGTCTGCAGCTCTGGGGGGGCTGAGTGGGGTACCAGAGCTGGAGGTGGAGGCCCTGAGGCCAATCAACCTACTGCAGGAGAGAAACCTGCTGCCTCCCAGGCCCCTGGAGGCTCCTGAACCCAATCTCAGCTCCGACCTGAAGAAGGTCAACTGCAGTCCGCA GACGTTCAGGTGTACCCTGACCAGCATCCCTCAAACTCAGGCTCTGCTCAACAAGGCCAGGCTTCCCCTgggcctcctcctccaccccttCAGAGACCTACAG caGTTACCGGTGATCACATCGAACACAATAGTGCGTTGTCGCTCCTGTCGCACCTACATCAACCCATTTGTGACCTTCCTGGACCAGCGCAGGTGGAAGTGCAACCTCTGTTACCGGGTCAACGATG TACCAGATGAGTTTATGTACAACCCGGTCACCAGGTCATACGGTGAGCCCCACAAGAGACCGGAGGTTCAAAACTCCACCGTGGAGTTCATCGCCTCCTCAGACTACATG TTGCGGCCCCCTCAGCCGGCAGTCTACTTGTTTGTGCTTGATGTGTCTCACAACGCTGTGGAAGGCGGCTACCTGAAGTACTTCTGCGAATCACTTCTGGATAACCTGGATAA GTTGCCGGGGGATACGCGCACCAGGGTGGGTTTCCTCACCTTTGACAACACAATCCACTTCTACAACCTACAGGAGGGACTGTCCCAACCGCAGATGCTGGTGGTGTCAGACATCGACG ATGTCTTCATACCATCTCATGACAGTTTGATGGTGAACTtaaaggagagcagagag CTGGTGCAGGACCTGCTGAACTCCCTTCCCGCCATGTTCAGCCAGAGCAGGGAGACCCACAGCGCCCTCGGCCCGGCGCTACAGGCCGCCTTCAAGCTCATGTCGCCCACCGGGGGGCGCATCACAGTGTTCCAGACCCAGCTGCCCACCCTGGGTGCTGGTCTGCTGCAGTCGAGGGAAGACCCCAGCCAGCGATCCAGCACTAAG GGAGTGCAGCACCTCGGCCCCGCCACAGACTTCTATAAGAAATTCGCACTGGACTGCTCAGGACAACAGATTGGAGTGGATCTTTTCCTGCTCAGCTCCCAATACACTGACCTCGCCTCGCTAG CATGTATTTCCAAATATTCAGCAGGCAGCATCTTTTACTACCCTTCCTTTCATTATATCCACAATCCGGCCCAGCTGGAGAAGTTCCAGAAGGATCTGGAGCGCTACCTCACCAGGAAGATCGGCTTCGAGGCGGTCATGAGGATACGATGCACTAAAG GTTTATCCATCCATACATTCCACGGTAACTTCTTCGTGCGCTCCACTGACCTGCTGTCCCTGGCCAATGTGAATCCAGACTCCGCCTTCGCTGTCCAGATGTCGATCGAAGACTCTCTGGCAGACTCGTCTCTGGCCTGCTTCCAGGCCGCTCTGCTTTACACCTCCAGTAAAG GAAAGAGACGTATCCGAGTCCACACTCTGTGTCTGCCGGTGGTCAACCAGCTGAGCGACGTGTACGCTGGGGCTGATGTCCAGGCCATCACTTGTCTGCTAGCCAACATGG CCATCGACAGGTCGATAACGTCCAGCCTGTCGGACGCCCGGGACGCCCTGATGAACGCTGTGGTGGACTTCGTGAGCGCCTACAAAAGCAACGTATCGAACCTGCAGCAGTCGGGCCTCGTCGTCCCCACCGTCATGCGTCTTTTCCCTCTCTACATCCTCGCTCTGCTCAAACAG AAAGCGCTGCGGACAGGCACCAGCACGCGGCTGGACGAGCGGGTCTTTGCCATGTGTGAGTTCAAGACGCAGCCGCTGCAGCAGCTGATGCGAATGGTTCATCCTGACCTGTACCGTCTGGACAACATGTCTGACCAG GGGGCGCTCCATCTGAACGACACACTGGTCCCCCAACCTCATCTCCTCCACCTGTCTGCAGAGAGGCTGAGCAGAGATGGAGCTTTCCTCATGGACTGTGGCAAC GTGTTTTACCTGTGGATCGGTAAATGCTGCAATGAGACATTCATCCGAGACGTCCTGGGCTGCCCCAACTACGCTTCAGTACCCCCCAACATG AGTCACATTCCTGAGCTGGAGACTCTGCTGTCCGAGAGGGTGCGAGCGTTCCTCGACTGGCTGCAGGACAACAGAGCGTTCAGCTCCACTATACACGTCATCAA GGACGACGCCTCGGCTAAAGCTACCTTCTTCCAGCACCTGGTGGAGGATCGGTCCGACTCGGCTTCTCCTTACTACGAATTCCTGCAGCACATTCAGCAGCAAATGTCCAAGTAG